A region from the Triticum aestivum cultivar Chinese Spring chromosome 3D, IWGSC CS RefSeq v2.1, whole genome shotgun sequence genome encodes:
- the LOC123080847 gene encoding mitochondrial import inner membrane translocase subunit PAM16 like 2: MAGRLLGQLLVMGGAVVGRAVVQAYRQAIVNAQRTGAAQEAVNGIRRASKAMTEQEARQILGISEKTSWEEIVKKYDTMFEKNAKSGSFYLQSKVHRAKECLESIYHDKPDIMN, encoded by the exons ATG GCCGGACGGCTCCTCGGGCAGCTCCTCGTCATGGGCGGCGCCGTCGTCGGCAGGGCCGTGGTCCAGGCCTACCGCCAGGCCATCGTCA ATGCACAGAGAACCGGAGCTGCCCAGGAAGCTGTGAATGGTATTCGAAGGGCTAGCAAGGCTATGACCGAACAAGAAGCCCGGCAAATATTAGGTATCAGTGAAAAGACGAGTTGGGAAGAGATTGTCAAG AAGTATGATACGATGTTTGAGAAGAATGCCAAGAGCGGAAGCTTCTATCTCCAGTCGAAAGTACACCGGGCCAAAGAATGTCTGGAGTCCATATACCATGATAAGCCCGACATAATGAACTGA